One region of Halohasta litchfieldiae genomic DNA includes:
- a CDS encoding rubrerythrin family protein — MTDDFIESVRTENKTALSRLGSSKALYAETDGDIEAETVLRAAAIAEDAARETFELWADNESNDDAASLFSDLAEQEADHYETVAGKLDDAPDAGDIDELPAIQSTLRSFESTIERAGGLVGRCLVAKKSKEQYTGYFVGDADPRTASVFRELGGDVEDQLDRAVDLVESIAESDDDLDRAREAASEAIQAAYDEYTESLESMGVNPKPVC; from the coding sequence ATGACCGACGACTTCATCGAATCCGTCCGAACCGAAAACAAAACCGCACTCTCACGACTCGGCTCATCGAAAGCGCTGTACGCCGAGACAGACGGCGACATCGAGGCCGAAACCGTGCTCCGGGCCGCAGCGATTGCTGAAGACGCCGCACGCGAAACGTTCGAACTGTGGGCCGACAACGAATCCAACGACGACGCGGCCTCGCTTTTTAGTGATCTCGCCGAGCAGGAAGCCGACCACTACGAGACGGTAGCCGGGAAGCTCGATGATGCACCGGACGCTGGCGACATCGATGAGCTTCCGGCGATCCAGTCGACGCTCCGTAGCTTCGAGTCGACCATCGAACGCGCCGGTGGCCTCGTCGGGCGCTGTCTAGTCGCCAAAAAATCGAAAGAACAGTACACCGGCTACTTCGTCGGTGATGCCGACCCCCGAACCGCCAGTGTCTTTCGGGAGCTCGGTGGAGATGTCGAGGATCAACTTGACCGTGCGGTCGACCTCGTTGAGTCGATTGCCGAGAGCGACGATGATCTCGACCGGGCCCGTGAGGCCGCCAGCGAGGCGATCCAAGCAGCCTACGATGAGTACACCGAATCGCTTGAATCGATGGGCGTCAACCCCAAGCCAGTCTGCTAA
- a CDS encoding phosphate-starvation-inducible PsiE family protein, which yields MPIDPADFTSYSKDLLRWFVLTTTYFLLALFLIGLIDLGLGLFQLIVTGEFTDPVAVVSLIDTVLLLLIILEVHRTLIAYAADDPVLPIIVSAAIIAVARQIISFRVDEFGTTRNALPAALGLAALLLALVLVFLAVRWDTMKEGESPSSLRE from the coding sequence GTGCCAATCGATCCGGCCGATTTCACCAGCTACTCGAAGGATCTGCTCCGGTGGTTCGTGCTCACCACCACCTACTTTCTGCTGGCACTGTTTCTGATCGGCCTGATTGATCTCGGTCTCGGCCTGTTTCAACTCATCGTCACCGGCGAATTCACCGACCCGGTGGCTGTTGTCAGCCTGATCGATACGGTCCTGTTGTTGTTGATCATACTCGAAGTCCATCGAACGCTCATTGCCTACGCAGCCGACGATCCGGTGTTGCCGATCATCGTTAGTGCGGCCATTATCGCCGTTGCGCGGCAGATCATCAGCTTCCGTGTCGACGAGTTCGGGACAACGAGAAACGCGCTTCCGGCAGCCCTCGGGCTGGCCGCGTTGCTGCTTGCTCTCGTGCTTGTCTTCCTTGCGGTTCGGTGGGATACGATGAAAGAAGGTGAATCGCCGTCCTCTCTACGGGAGTAG
- a CDS encoding sulfurtransferase, which translates to MADSDYAKDVLVSADWVEDHLEEFQSDDSDYRLVEVDVDTEAYDESHAPGAIGFNWESQLQDQTTRDILTKDDFEDLLGSHGISEDSTVVLYGDNANWFAAYTYWQFKYYGHDDVKLLDGGREYWLDNDYSVTDEEPDFSAVDYTASGPRESIRAYRDDVDNAIDKGLPLVDVRSPEEFSGEVLAPPGLNETAQRGGHVPGAQNISWAAVTNEDGTFKSADEIEALYADKGIDGDSTTVAYCRIGERSSVAWFALHELLGYEDAINYDGSWTEWGNLVGAPIEKGSGE; encoded by the coding sequence ATGGCAGATTCAGATTACGCAAAAGACGTGCTGGTCTCGGCCGACTGGGTCGAAGACCACCTCGAAGAGTTCCAGAGCGACGATTCCGACTATCGCCTGGTCGAAGTCGACGTCGACACCGAGGCCTACGACGAGAGTCACGCCCCCGGTGCTATCGGCTTCAACTGGGAATCCCAGCTTCAGGATCAGACAACCCGAGACATCCTCACGAAGGACGACTTCGAGGACCTGCTCGGCTCCCACGGCATCAGCGAGGACTCGACGGTCGTCCTCTACGGTGACAACGCCAACTGGTTTGCGGCCTACACCTACTGGCAGTTCAAATACTACGGCCACGACGACGTGAAACTCCTCGACGGCGGCCGCGAGTACTGGCTCGACAACGACTACTCAGTGACCGACGAGGAGCCCGACTTCTCGGCAGTCGACTACACTGCCTCCGGTCCACGAGAGTCCATCCGAGCCTACCGCGACGATGTCGACAACGCCATCGATAAGGGTCTTCCACTTGTCGACGTTCGCTCTCCAGAGGAGTTCTCGGGAGAGGTCCTGGCACCGCCAGGACTCAACGAGACCGCCCAGCGCGGCGGCCACGTCCCCGGCGCACAGAACATCTCGTGGGCTGCGGTCACCAACGAGGACGGCACCTTCAAAAGTGCTGATGAGATCGAAGCGCTCTACGCCGACAAAGGCATCGACGGCGACAGCACGACGGTCGCCTACTGCCGAATCGGCGAGCGCTCGTCGGTTGCTTGGTTCGCGCTTCACGAACTGCTCGGCTACGAGGACGCCATCAACTACGATGGTTCCTGGACCGAGTGGGGGAACCTCGTGGGCGCGCCCATTGAGAAAGGCAGCGGCGAATAA
- a CDS encoding sulfurtransferase, whose translation MSTNLLADPAWLADRLDDPSVRIVDVRDTWEYDAMGHLPGAVSIPFDSYRDSESTDPGTLPGADAFADLLGEAGISPDDTIVAYDDTHGVFAARFVLTALVYGHDDVRLLNGDFSTWRRSYEVTDDTPAVDPTEYESKEMVADAPIVDREAVEDAIENGDTTLIDTREQWEYEEGHLPGAIRVDWMELVDEETRGVKSSAKIESLFTERGIETDRSRPIILYCNTSRRLSHTFVVLRSLGFEQVAVYEGSMTEWKNANGVLQTIDSGE comes from the coding sequence ATGTCCACAAACCTGCTGGCCGACCCGGCGTGGCTCGCCGACCGGCTCGATGACCCCTCAGTTCGGATCGTCGACGTCCGTGACACATGGGAGTACGACGCCATGGGCCATCTCCCCGGCGCGGTTTCGATCCCGTTCGATAGTTACCGCGACAGCGAGTCGACGGATCCCGGCACGCTCCCGGGTGCCGACGCCTTCGCCGATTTGCTCGGCGAGGCCGGAATCTCCCCCGACGACACCATCGTTGCCTACGACGACACCCACGGCGTGTTCGCCGCCCGCTTTGTCCTCACCGCGCTCGTCTACGGTCACGACGACGTTCGACTTCTCAACGGCGACTTCAGCACGTGGCGACGCAGCTACGAGGTCACTGATGACACTCCGGCTGTCGACCCGACAGAGTACGAGTCAAAGGAGATGGTTGCCGACGCCCCAATCGTCGACCGTGAGGCCGTCGAGGATGCAATCGAGAACGGGGACACAACGCTGATCGACACCCGCGAGCAGTGGGAATACGAGGAGGGCCACCTACCCGGCGCAATCCGAGTCGACTGGATGGAACTCGTCGACGAGGAAACCCGTGGCGTCAAATCCAGCGCCAAAATCGAATCGCTGTTCACCGAGCGTGGTATCGAGACCGACCGCTCCCGTCCGATCATTCTCTACTGCAATACCTCGCGTCGACTGAGCCACACCTTCGTCGTCCTTCGGTCGCTCGGCTTTGAGCAGGTTGCGGTCTACGAGGGTAGTATGACCGAGTGGAAAAACGCCAATGGCGTGCTCCAGACCATCGATTCCGGCGAGTAG
- a CDS encoding AAA domain-containing protein, which produces MTANLRGEIITVDEPTTVETEYGERKLAEVRLRPTDGTETGGDVAVDVTLWAKWADTADHAEPGMDLIVTEPDVEDDQGGVTYSTTKESYVVLEPDFLVDVTAIRSWVQCPRMYYLNKLSAIPLNYPVVKGTIVHDVFGDLLRGRDLDASITDRVEEAGLELGLLGRELAEVEGEVRGNAAAIEGWLAQGTLTDEDAWRSEYTLISPTFGLKGRADALRRGMPVELKTGKNTSREPRFQDKIQAASYALMLEERGVSVDTGTLLYTKNTTLERTEESGDLSPAKEFTMGKGLLEFVVRSRNELAAMEAREEIPTGYEADAKCEYCFEQDTCMVVSGRLNQESKAGAVGRPIPDDEQAYFERFYGAIEAERRSTHDEYRKLWEQGDQERADDDRALIDLEPLGQREIDGNRWELRARKPREAVSKLREGDVALASEGNPVEGHAELCRITQLDEEIVVTADEPVELRRLDVYPSEISVDRMLTALHDTVLKSSEERKEILFGRRAPEFDDSHETFIDNNEGQNQAVNLGVNANDCALIHGPPGTGKTYTIARLIRALVDRGDRVLLTAFTNRAVDNALEALRDQGFEDICRVGTDTGIREDMLDVQLETRGDPNERAAELRTAPVVAATTASCGSRVMREQSFDVAVVDEASQLTEPSAMAALNRADRFVLVGDHEQLPPVVQAAEAGDDSTDGNPLSTSLFERLIEQYPDAAVMLTRQYRMSQRIQAFSSAEFYDGALRPATGAVAAQLLSELCDPDSLPAELRDAVTFLDPGGTRVGNTNPTEADRVAEIVDAYLQAGVDPEDIGVIAPFRAQVAEISRRVDVTVDTVDRFQGSSKEIIIVSFVATGQLEGPLFDDYRRINVALSRAKKGLVLVGDRGALSTEPFYRRLLDWADR; this is translated from the coding sequence GTGACAGCGAACCTCCGCGGAGAGATTATCACCGTCGACGAGCCGACAACCGTCGAAACCGAGTACGGCGAGCGCAAACTCGCAGAGGTTCGACTTCGACCAACTGACGGGACCGAAACGGGCGGCGATGTAGCGGTTGATGTAACGCTGTGGGCCAAGTGGGCTGACACCGCCGACCACGCCGAGCCGGGGATGGACCTGATCGTCACCGAACCGGATGTCGAAGACGATCAGGGTGGAGTGACCTACAGCACCACCAAGGAGTCGTATGTTGTCCTTGAACCCGACTTTCTGGTCGACGTGACGGCGATTCGCTCGTGGGTGCAGTGTCCACGAATGTACTATCTGAACAAGCTGTCGGCGATCCCGCTCAACTACCCGGTCGTCAAGGGGACCATCGTCCACGACGTGTTCGGGGATCTACTTCGTGGCCGGGATCTCGACGCGTCGATCACCGACCGCGTCGAGGAGGCCGGGTTGGAACTCGGCCTGCTGGGTCGGGAGCTGGCGGAGGTCGAAGGCGAAGTCCGGGGCAACGCCGCCGCAATCGAGGGCTGGCTCGCCCAAGGGACCCTGACTGACGAAGATGCGTGGCGATCCGAGTACACCCTTATCAGTCCGACATTTGGGCTGAAAGGACGGGCCGATGCGCTCCGGCGTGGGATGCCGGTCGAACTCAAGACGGGCAAAAACACCTCCCGTGAGCCACGGTTTCAGGACAAGATTCAGGCGGCGAGCTACGCCTTGATGCTCGAAGAACGCGGCGTCTCGGTCGACACCGGGACCCTTCTGTATACCAAAAACACGACGCTCGAACGCACCGAAGAGTCCGGCGACCTCTCGCCAGCCAAGGAGTTCACGATGGGGAAAGGATTGCTGGAGTTCGTCGTCAGAAGCCGAAACGAACTCGCCGCGATGGAGGCCCGCGAGGAGATCCCGACAGGGTACGAAGCCGATGCGAAGTGCGAGTATTGTTTCGAACAGGACACCTGTATGGTAGTTTCGGGCCGACTCAACCAGGAGTCGAAAGCGGGCGCGGTCGGTCGACCGATCCCCGACGACGAGCAGGCGTACTTCGAGCGGTTTTATGGGGCAATTGAGGCCGAACGCCGGTCGACCCACGACGAGTACCGCAAGCTCTGGGAGCAGGGCGATCAAGAACGGGCCGACGACGACCGGGCGTTGATCGATCTCGAACCGCTGGGCCAGCGTGAGATCGACGGTAACCGCTGGGAGCTTCGCGCGCGAAAGCCACGCGAGGCCGTTTCAAAACTCCGAGAGGGCGACGTTGCACTCGCCAGCGAGGGGAACCCGGTCGAAGGCCACGCCGAACTGTGTCGGATTACCCAACTCGACGAGGAGATCGTCGTCACCGCCGACGAACCGGTTGAGCTCCGTCGACTCGACGTCTATCCCTCCGAGATCTCGGTCGACCGAATGTTGACCGCGCTCCACGATACCGTTCTCAAGAGTAGCGAGGAGCGCAAGGAGATCCTCTTCGGCCGCCGAGCGCCCGAGTTCGACGACTCCCACGAGACGTTTATCGACAACAACGAGGGACAAAATCAGGCCGTCAATCTGGGGGTCAACGCCAACGACTGCGCACTGATCCACGGCCCACCCGGCACCGGGAAAACGTATACTATCGCGCGGTTGATACGCGCCCTCGTCGACCGAGGCGACCGGGTGCTGTTGACCGCGTTCACGAACCGGGCGGTCGACAACGCGCTTGAAGCCCTCCGCGACCAAGGCTTCGAAGACATTTGTCGTGTTGGCACCGACACTGGTATCCGCGAAGATATGTTGGACGTCCAGCTCGAAACACGGGGTGACCCCAACGAGCGGGCCGCCGAACTCCGAACCGCGCCGGTCGTCGCCGCGACAACGGCGAGTTGTGGCTCACGCGTGATGCGCGAACAGAGCTTCGACGTCGCAGTGGTCGACGAGGCCTCCCAACTCACCGAACCGAGCGCGATGGCAGCGCTCAACCGAGCCGACCGGTTCGTGCTCGTGGGCGATCACGAACAGCTCCCACCTGTCGTACAGGCTGCTGAGGCTGGCGACGACTCGACCGATGGGAACCCGCTGTCGACCTCGCTGTTCGAGCGATTGATCGAGCAGTATCCCGACGCAGCGGTCATGCTCACTCGCCAGTACCGAATGTCCCAGCGGATTCAGGCCTTTTCGTCGGCCGAGTTCTACGACGGCGCGCTCCGACCCGCAACGGGCGCGGTCGCCGCCCAGTTGTTGTCGGAACTCTGCGATCCCGACTCGCTGCCAGCGGAACTCAGAGATGCGGTGACGTTTCTCGACCCCGGCGGCACGCGTGTCGGTAACACGAACCCGACCGAGGCCGACCGGGTCGCCGAGATCGTCGACGCCTATCTACAGGCCGGTGTCGACCCCGAGGATATCGGCGTCATTGCACCGTTCCGGGCACAGGTCGCCGAGATCAGCCGCCGAGTCGACGTGACCGTCGACACGGTCGACCGCTTTCAGGGATCGAGCAAGGAGATCATCATCGTCTCGTTTGTGGCAACCGGCCAGCTTGAAGGGCCGTTATTCGATGACTACCGCCGGATCAACGTCGCCCTCTCCCGAGCCAAGAAGGGACTGGTGCTCGTCGGCGACCGAGGGGCGCTCTCAACCGAGCCGTTCTACCGTCGACTGCTCGACTGGGCGGATCGCTAA
- a CDS encoding DUF6789 family protein yields the protein MSNESETRSSKEISRQSGQIGVREISVAGLSGLIGMAAMQPIFGVATILGVLDPVAFSGFANIVGYGLNFWGGVAIFVLGGMTVLPLLFITLGNYLPPANSVPLRGVTFGTIIWTGFVLAFYTDQSGVSLVIYLVMTLVNHWVYGAVLGTVYTRYASIAAYEV from the coding sequence ATGAGTAACGAATCGGAGACACGCAGTTCAAAGGAGATCTCACGACAGTCAGGACAGATTGGCGTTCGTGAGATTTCGGTTGCCGGTCTCTCCGGCCTCATCGGGATGGCCGCCATGCAACCGATTTTCGGTGTTGCAACGATTCTGGGTGTTCTCGATCCAGTCGCGTTTTCGGGATTTGCGAACATCGTCGGCTACGGGTTGAACTTCTGGGGTGGCGTTGCGATCTTCGTGCTCGGTGGGATGACAGTGTTGCCGCTGCTGTTCATCACGCTTGGCAACTACCTCCCGCCGGCCAACAGCGTCCCCCTCCGCGGTGTGACCTTCGGGACAATCATCTGGACCGGGTTCGTCCTCGCCTTTTATACCGATCAGAGTGGCGTCTCGCTCGTCATCTATCTGGTGATGACGCTCGTTAATCACTGGGTATACGGCGCCGTTCTCGGGACCGTCTACACGCGGTACGCCTCGATTGCAGCCTACGAGGTCTGA
- a CDS encoding right-handed parallel beta-helix repeat-containing protein encodes MAKRHSDDSGQKGQLNRRDYMRLSGAAVGAAALGGVGATTSVAAAPETVVDLGQQGLSQGDTIDPYLEEYVDNGVEVRVPEGEYDWDGDGFTGATRNAAIVGQGEVILNNVAGDYYQTIKASGTVEIRNFTIRGRATGNSSRFRLDADDDGHIIIDNVNFPDGGEEGAESKAFYAPRDHAGVIEIRNCYYANFDDNGIYASSPGYSDGAGGQVIVENCTSHNNNISGIRIGSPDSIVRNCLVINDKAPRTSPSGYQNSRGIRVRAPGENQLIEDTEIIHSYDGAGIPIQLHGTAEGGSGTIKNVRILNNTSNDAIQDQEGETAETWTGTNIDITGDGNLSYPSNFDATTGSSAEAPTGEDPQGDTTVDTSDDTDSTDSDSSDSSGSTGSTDSGSSEEPAEGTDRLLVTTSPSDGATYEFTASGEITPRYDLEQYNANDDSVGESASQNDDGTWTATGALSGAGSSGDSFDVAGDITAFSISGDSDAVSLLLNGTEVSMDDLLVDQSSGDDQQTDDSSSDDSSSDDGSSDDGSSDDGSSDDGSSDDGSSDAGDLTNVLMLDGTVSDDLAQYKVVVSGQIERSDSISSTTDSPWDEIEDRVDESTATGVVAKGIDGYRFSGELVSFQVKGHVDLTVEQATQ; translated from the coding sequence ATGGCAAAACGCCATTCGGACGACTCCGGGCAGAAGGGACAGCTTAACAGACGAGATTATATGCGGCTCAGTGGTGCCGCAGTCGGTGCAGCCGCACTCGGTGGCGTCGGGGCAACGACGTCGGTCGCGGCGGCTCCCGAGACGGTCGTCGACCTCGGTCAGCAGGGATTGAGTCAGGGCGATACGATTGATCCGTATCTCGAGGAGTATGTCGACAACGGTGTCGAAGTACGCGTTCCCGAAGGCGAGTACGACTGGGATGGCGACGGGTTTACCGGCGCAACGAGGAATGCCGCCATTGTTGGCCAAGGCGAAGTTATTCTCAACAACGTCGCTGGCGACTACTACCAGACGATCAAGGCCAGTGGCACAGTCGAAATTCGGAACTTTACCATCCGAGGACGGGCAACCGGTAACAGTTCGCGATTCCGCCTCGATGCAGATGACGATGGTCACATCATCATTGACAACGTCAACTTCCCCGACGGTGGTGAAGAGGGCGCAGAGTCGAAAGCGTTCTACGCACCCCGCGACCACGCCGGTGTTATCGAGATCCGAAACTGCTACTACGCGAACTTCGACGACAACGGCATCTATGCGAGTTCGCCGGGCTACAGCGACGGAGCCGGTGGGCAGGTTATCGTCGAGAACTGCACCTCACACAACAACAATATCTCCGGCATCCGTATCGGATCACCTGACAGCATCGTCAGAAACTGTCTCGTGATCAATGATAAGGCACCCCGGACAAGCCCGAGTGGATACCAGAACTCCCGTGGGATTCGTGTCCGTGCGCCCGGTGAGAATCAGCTGATCGAGGACACCGAGATCATTCACTCCTACGATGGGGCCGGAATACCGATCCAGCTCCACGGGACTGCAGAAGGTGGATCTGGAACGATCAAAAACGTTCGCATCCTGAACAACACGAGCAACGACGCGATTCAGGATCAGGAGGGCGAGACCGCCGAGACGTGGACCGGAACGAACATCGACATTACCGGCGACGGAAACCTCAGCTACCCCTCGAACTTCGATGCCACGACCGGAAGCAGCGCCGAGGCACCAACTGGTGAGGATCCACAGGGCGACACGACGGTCGACACGTCTGACGACACTGATTCGACGGACTCGGACAGTTCGGATTCGTCTGGCAGCACCGGTTCAACCGATTCGGGCAGCTCAGAAGAGCCTGCTGAGGGTACTGACCGACTCCTCGTGACGACGTCGCCATCCGACGGCGCAACCTACGAGTTTACAGCCAGCGGTGAGATCACGCCACGATACGATCTCGAACAGTACAATGCAAATGACGACTCGGTCGGCGAGAGTGCAAGCCAGAACGACGACGGCACTTGGACGGCTACCGGCGCGCTTTCGGGAGCCGGCTCCAGCGGCGACTCCTTCGATGTCGCAGGCGACATCACCGCCTTCTCCATTAGCGGTGACAGTGATGCCGTATCGCTGTTGCTCAACGGAACCGAGGTTTCGATGGACGATCTCCTCGTCGACCAGTCCAGCGGGGACGACCAACAGACCGACGACAGTTCCTCGGACGATAGTTCATCTGACGATGGTTCATCTGACGATGGTTCGTCGGATGATGGTTCGTCGGATGATGGTTCGTCGGATGATGGCTCGTCGGACGCAGGTGACCTCACCAACGTTCTCATGCTCGATGGCACGGTCAGCGACGACCTCGCCCAGTACAAAGTCGTTGTCAGTGGTCAGATCGAGCGGAGCGATTCGATCAGCTCGACCACCGACAGTCCATGGGACGAGATCGAGGACCGCGTCGACGAATCGACCGCGACTGGCGTTGTCGCCAAAGGTATCGATGGCTACCGGTTCTCCGGCGAACTGGTCAGCTTCCAAGTCAAAGGTCACGTCGACCTCACCGTCGAACAGGCCACACAGTAG
- a CDS encoding VOC family protein, protein MKFERVGVPAADPESLSRWYGERFGDGGPAAESQVRLGETTLQFTEHSGTPPVHLAVRLLADPEAAVDWLVDRVPMVPIDGEPSRWFEFLDATAIYFEDPAANVLEGLCYVGDPRQEPDSKGVFDGVTEVGLPAPEPLALVDWLEATVGLSAWGSPSDTFGWVGDRHARFVVIPVGRAWYPTDRTADIAPISATIVEESATPGRHSHPTLPYEIHVSHETS, encoded by the coding sequence ATGAAGTTCGAACGGGTAGGCGTTCCGGCGGCTGATCCCGAATCCCTGAGTAGGTGGTACGGCGAGCGGTTCGGTGACGGCGGTCCGGCGGCAGAATCACAGGTTCGGCTTGGCGAGACAACCCTGCAGTTCACCGAACACAGCGGGACTCCGCCGGTGCATCTGGCAGTTCGGCTCCTCGCCGATCCCGAGGCGGCTGTCGACTGGCTGGTCGACCGCGTACCAATGGTTCCTATCGATGGCGAGCCGAGTCGGTGGTTCGAGTTTCTGGATGCGACAGCGATCTACTTCGAGGACCCGGCGGCCAACGTGCTCGAAGGACTTTGTTATGTGGGTGATCCACGCCAAGAACCGGACTCAAAAGGAGTTTTCGACGGGGTAACCGAGGTCGGCCTGCCGGCTCCCGAGCCATTGGCGCTCGTCGACTGGCTCGAAGCGACTGTCGGGCTTTCGGCGTGGGGCTCACCGAGCGATACCTTCGGGTGGGTTGGCGACCGACATGCCCGGTTTGTGGTGATCCCGGTTGGTCGAGCCTGGTATCCGACCGACCGAACGGCCGATATCGCGCCGATTTCGGCGACCATCGTCGAGGAGTCCGCGACCCCCGGTCGACATTCACATCCGACACTACCGTACGAGATCCATGTCAGTCACGAAACTAGCTAA